From the Orcinus orca chromosome 7, mOrcOrc1.1, whole genome shotgun sequence genome, the window CCTGGCATGTGGAAGCTGACCCAGGAGTCACCTAGGCCCTGGCAGGTAGGAGCTAAACAGAGGGGTGGGGCAGGCTCTGAGACCCAGACAGGGCACAGTGGATCTAAAGAGCTATCTGCTGGTGTGGACCCCACCCCAGGGGACTCGAGCCCATTGCCAGGAGGGGCTGCCCAGACCCTCCCGCCCTCAGCTGCCCCTCTGCCTGGACAGCACGCACACTTGGGGGCTGGCCTTCCGCTCACCCGCTGAGATCCTGGCCCAGCGGCCTGCCTGGGCTCGCGGCTCCTGCTAATGACCCAGGAGGCTTGTACAGCCTGGGGGTGGCCGGAAGGAGTGGACGGTGGGGGCACAGTGAGCCGATGGCTGCCCCCTGAGCTGTCCCCTAACCCGGGTACTGGCCCCCGTCCTCCCCGTCCCCCAGGGTGGTGGTGCTGGCCCCCGTCTTCCCCGTCCCCCAGGGTGGTGGTGCTGCCATCGGGGGGAccagcagcccctcctccctgcagACTGGGCCACGTTTGCCGTCGGCTCCAGCCATGGCATCCGGCTGTGCTCGGGCCGCCTGCTGGTGCCGGCCTACATGTACCACGTGGACCGGCGAGAGTGCTTTGGTGAGATCTGCGGGACTGGCCCCCACTCCTTCTCCGCACCTGGCACCATGGGGGCCTCGTGCCCAACCTGCGCTCGGGCGAGGGCCAGTTGGCGGTGGGGGACAGGGGGCAGGCTGGTGGCATCCTCTACTGCAGTGCCTGGAGCCCTCTGGGCAGCCACATGCAGGTGCTCAGTGTAGACGAGGGCGCCTCCTTCCTGCCTGGGGAGCTGGTGCTCGCCCTGGCTGGGGCCGCCGGGGGCTGCCAGGGCAGCATTGTGGGCTTTCCGGCCCCGCCCTCCAGCAGGCCGGAGAATGAGGGGTGCACCATGGGTACCAGGAacaccctccaccctccacacCTCTGCCCTGGGCCCCAGGAACCCCCAGAGGAAGGAGGGTGCTGGAGATACCcgagggggcggggggctgggtgGGACGGAGGGATGTGGGGATGGCTCCGGTGAGCCCGGCCCAGGGCCTGGGCTTGGGGGGAACAGGGGGACCTGGACCCCCGAGCTCCCGGTCCCGCCTCGGCCTTGTCTCAGAGCCCCACATGGCTGCTGTATTCCCACCTGGTGGGGCGCAGGGCACAGCTGCACATGGGCATCTGCCTGAGCCGGTCGCCCCTGGACCCCCACAGCTGCCCGGAGCCCTGGGCGATCCACGAGGGCCCCAGTGGCTACTCTGACCTGGCGTCCATCAGGCCCACCCCCGAGAGAGCCCTGACCTTCGCCTGTCTGTACGCGAGTGGGACCGGGGTCTCCTATGAGGAGATCTCCTTCTGCATGTTCTCCCTGCAGGAGGTCCTGGGGAACGTTGGGGCGGGCACTGGGCATCCCAGCCTTGGGGACAAGCCTCTGGGGCGCTGCTGGCCCTTCTGATGGGCCTCTGGCCAGGCCTGGCCCCGGGTGCCCAGGAGGagcggggaggggagcaggggtggAGGATGCTGggaggtggcggggtgggggcgtCTGTGACCCCAGGCCTGTACGGGGCTCCATCCTGGAGAGGCGCCTTTGCTCCTTGGCTTCTCCAAGGAGGTTCGTGAGGGTGAGTGTTTGTGTGGGACCTCATTGAATTTCACAGAAGCTCAGTTGTAACAGTCTCCAAGCAGGGCTGGTCTTTAGGAAGGAGGTGTACAGCCGGAAGGGAAGGTGGCCTGGATGGTCCAGGGTGGACGGGCGGCTGGCCCTGCATGgcccaccctgccccctcccaaggCCGACAGCAGGGGCTGGGGCGTGTGGCGGTGGGAGCGTGGCACCGGGATCCTTTGCTTAGCCCGCGGTGCTTGGTCGCCTGTaccatt encodes:
- the NEU4 gene encoding LOW QUALITY PROTEIN: sialidase-4 (The sequence of the model RefSeq protein was modified relative to this genomic sequence to represent the inferred CDS: inserted 4 bases in 3 codons; deleted 1 base in 1 codon) — its product is MRFIAPQAECAQRQQAHGTNVLAQRPLDPTVLRGADSLPSLGGGLASPPLCESERDPRWGPGPAPAEHGALRVPAWTVLFQGERAGLTYRVPSLLPVPPGPTLLAFAEQRLSPDDAHAHRLMQRTGMLAGGSVRCGTTGVLGTAVLDEHRSRDPCPVHVARTASXLLFIAVRGRTREAAQIAAGENAAHLCGVTSRDAGRSWGGARDLTAEAVGGAEQDWATFAVGSSHGIRLCSGRLLVPAYMYHVDRRECFGEICGTGPHSFXRTWHHGGLVPNLRSGEGQLAVGDRGQAGGILYCSAWSPLGSHMQVLSVDEGASFLPGELVLALAGAAGGCQGSIVGFPAPPSSRPENEGCTMGTRNTLHPPHLCPGPQEPPEKEGAGDTRGGGGLGGTEGCGDGSGEPGPGPGLGGNRGTWTPELPVPXSALSQSPTWLLYSHLVGRRAQLHMGICLSRSPLDPHSCPEPWAIHEGPSGYSDLASIRPTPERALTFACLYASGTGVSYEEISFCMFSLQEVLGNVGAGTGHPSLGDKPLGRCWPF